One genomic segment of Candidatus Fukatsuia endosymbiont of Tuberolachnus salignus includes these proteins:
- the potI gene encoding putrescine ABC transporter permease PotI, with amino-acid sequence MKNSVHSVWRRLILLIGYTFLYAPMLILVVYSFNSSKLVTVWAGWSVRWYSELFNDSTMISAVGLSLTIAAASATMAVVLGTLAAVVMIRFGRFRGSTGFAFMLTAPLVMPDVITGLSLLLLFVAMGHAIGWPAERGMVTIWLAHVTFCSAYVTVVVSSRLRELDRSIEEAAMDLGATPLKVFFVITVPMITPALVSGWLLAFTLSLDDLVIASFVAGPGATTLPMLVFSSVRMGVNPEINALATLILLVVGVIGLITWWFMSRVEKQRLRDLRRAARG; translated from the coding sequence GTGAAAAACTCAGTACACTCGGTATGGCGTCGCCTGATCCTATTGATAGGCTACACCTTCCTCTATGCTCCGATGTTAATACTGGTCGTCTATTCATTTAACAGTTCCAAATTGGTGACAGTTTGGGCGGGCTGGTCGGTTCGTTGGTACAGTGAATTATTTAATGACTCGACGATGATTTCAGCCGTAGGGCTCAGCTTGACAATAGCAGCAGCATCGGCAACGATGGCAGTGGTGCTCGGTACCCTGGCCGCTGTTGTGATGATCAGATTTGGGCGTTTTCGCGGTTCAACCGGTTTTGCCTTTATGTTAACGGCACCTTTGGTTATGCCAGATGTGATCACCGGTCTATCATTACTATTGCTATTTGTTGCTATGGGACATGCCATTGGCTGGCCGGCGGAACGCGGCATGGTCACCATCTGGTTAGCACATGTTACTTTCTGCAGCGCCTATGTCACTGTGGTGGTCAGCTCAAGATTACGCGAATTAGACCGTTCGATTGAAGAAGCGGCAATGGATCTCGGCGCAACACCACTGAAAGTATTCTTTGTGATCACTGTCCCCATGATTACCCCAGCATTGGTATCTGGCTGGCTACTTGCATTTACACTCTCTCTAGATGATTTGGTGATCGCCAGCTTTGTTGCTGGCCCTGGCGCGACTACCTTGCCTATGTTGGTGTTCTCTAGCGTACGGATGGGCGTTAATCCAGAAATCAACGCGTTAGCGACATTGATCCTATTAGTCGTGGGTGTTATCGGTTTGATCACATGGTGGTTTATGTCACGAGTAGAAAAACAGCGACTACGTGACCTGCGTAGAGCCGCGCGGGGTTGA
- a CDS encoding ABC transporter permease has protein sequence MKCKNVNISPTALLLGKLLLLGCFLTLWEIMSWNPQLAFFFGEPCKVLMNLWQWFTQGEGKMDIEWGDRLLFSLSFPAQIYPHLIITLTETLLAFTLGTLAGMLAGLYLGVSPLASALLAPYIKAVNSLPRVILAPIFAMWFGLGIWSKVAFAITLVFFVVFFNVYQGVRDVNPTLLANVRMLGASRRQQLLTVYLPSATSWVFSSLHTAIGLAFVGAVVGEYLGSSRGIGYLILQAEGNFDINTILAGTLLLTLCALLLDVGVNVIERKALRYRQVK, from the coding sequence ATGAAGTGTAAAAACGTTAACATCTCCCCGACCGCCTTGTTACTGGGAAAACTTCTATTGCTTGGCTGTTTTTTGACGCTATGGGAGATCATGTCATGGAACCCGCAACTGGCATTTTTTTTCGGCGAACCTTGTAAGGTACTGATGAATCTCTGGCAATGGTTTACTCAGGGAGAAGGAAAAATGGATATTGAGTGGGGGGATAGGCTGCTTTTCTCTCTCTCTTTTCCGGCGCAGATTTACCCTCATTTAATTATTACGTTAACGGAAACTTTACTTGCGTTTACCTTGGGAACTTTGGCTGGCATGTTGGCTGGGCTTTATCTTGGTGTCTCTCCGTTGGCTTCTGCGCTATTAGCGCCCTATATCAAAGCCGTGAATTCGCTACCACGTGTGATTTTGGCACCCATTTTTGCCATGTGGTTTGGTCTGGGCATTTGGTCAAAAGTTGCGTTTGCTATCACATTAGTATTTTTTGTCGTGTTTTTTAACGTTTATCAGGGTGTGCGTGACGTTAATCCTACACTGTTAGCCAATGTGCGTATGCTAGGTGCGAGCCGGCGACAGCAATTATTGACAGTCTATCTGCCATCCGCTACGTCATGGGTATTCTCCAGCTTGCATACTGCGATCGGCCTGGCCTTTGTGGGTGCCGTTGTGGGTGAGTATTTGGGATCCTCTCGTGGCATTGGTTACTTGATTCTGCAAGCAGAAGGTAACTTTGATATCAATACGATATTGGCAGGTACCTTATTATTAACCCTATGTGCGTTATTACTAGATGTCGGCGTTAATGTCATTGAACGTAAGGCGTTAAGATATCGGCAAGTGAAATAG
- a CDS encoding ABC transporter ATP-binding protein yields MHFNQPSGKIEDKALWLHAVSYHYVNSLDPLERLIVLAETTLTVNAGEFVAVVGPTGCGKSTLLNLCAGLIAPSSGHILVFNEPLNGINQRAGYMFQKEVLMPWFTVLENVVLGLTYRGMSPGESSTRGREWLTRVGLAASADRYPSQLSGGMRKRVALAQTLILDPDIILMDEPFSSLDIQTRQLMENELLALWEKKKSAVLFITHDLDEAIALADRVVVLSAGPATRPIGEFDVSLPRPRDVAEIRSHPDFVALHRNIWDVLRSEVLKNYQHGLSHDHEV; encoded by the coding sequence ATGCACTTTAATCAGCCTTCTGGAAAAATAGAAGACAAGGCACTGTGGTTGCATGCGGTTTCATATCACTATGTGAACTCACTGGATCCTTTGGAAAGGTTGATTGTACTGGCGGAAACCACCTTGACGGTCAATGCCGGAGAGTTTGTTGCTGTCGTTGGTCCAACGGGTTGCGGAAAATCGACGTTACTGAATCTTTGTGCGGGGTTGATAGCGCCTTCTTCGGGGCACATCCTGGTATTTAATGAACCATTGAACGGTATTAATCAGCGTGCAGGGTACATGTTTCAAAAAGAAGTGTTAATGCCTTGGTTCACCGTGCTGGAAAATGTGGTATTAGGGTTAACCTACCGTGGTATGTCACCCGGAGAGTCTAGTACTCGAGGAAGGGAATGGTTGACACGTGTAGGGCTGGCAGCCTCAGCAGATCGCTATCCTTCTCAGCTTTCTGGCGGAATGCGTAAGCGTGTGGCATTGGCACAAACACTGATCCTTGATCCAGATATCATTTTGATGGATGAACCTTTTTCTTCACTGGATATACAGACACGTCAGCTGATGGAAAATGAATTGCTGGCGTTGTGGGAGAAGAAAAAAAGTGCGGTGCTATTTATCACCCACGATCTGGACGAAGCGATTGCTCTGGCAGACCGGGTGGTTGTGCTTTCGGCTGGCCCCGCTACGCGCCCGATAGGAGAATTTGATGTTTCTCTGCCACGTCCACGAGATGTGGCAGAAATCAGAAGCCATCCCGATTTTGTTGCACTACATCGTAATATTTGGGATGTGCTACGTAGCGAAGTGCTTAAAAACTATCAACATGGTTTGTCTCATGATCATGAAGTGTAA
- a CDS encoding ABC transporter substrate-binding protein: MVQSIFKGILVVLLLFSAQAISSSTLLEKPRVTIAVGGKSVLYNLPLTIAQQRGYFEQAGLHVEIVDFAGGGKALQAMIGGSADVVSGAYEHTIKLQAKNQYITAFIMTGLAPQIVVGVSRKTLPNYRQIADLKGKKIGISSPGSSTNMVASFVLAKGGLTPQDVSFIGVGTSAGAVDALRSGRIDAIANTEPVISLLEKNNEITVIADTRTLSGTEAIFGGAMPAGSLYAQGSFLKDNPATVQALTQAMLKALHWLSTASPEEVAAVVPKNYLQGDPELYKTAYANIRHAISKDGLFSPAAAKTALHALATFNPSIHPENIDLSRTWTNHYVLVAQQVLSEQQHAL; the protein is encoded by the coding sequence GTGGTGCAATCTATTTTTAAAGGAATTTTGGTTGTCTTATTATTGTTTAGTGCTCAGGCTATTTCATCATCGACCTTGTTAGAAAAACCCCGTGTCACTATTGCGGTGGGAGGAAAGAGTGTTCTTTATAATCTCCCGCTGACCATTGCACAGCAGCGAGGCTATTTCGAACAGGCCGGATTGCACGTTGAAATTGTTGATTTCGCAGGTGGCGGCAAGGCGTTGCAAGCGATGATTGGCGGCAGTGCCGATGTGGTCAGTGGTGCGTACGAGCATACGATCAAATTACAAGCAAAAAATCAGTACATTACCGCGTTCATCATGACAGGCTTAGCACCACAGATTGTTGTCGGCGTCTCACGAAAAACCTTGCCCAATTATCGTCAGATTGCCGATTTAAAAGGAAAGAAAATCGGTATTAGCTCACCAGGTTCCTCCACCAATATGGTGGCGAGTTTTGTCCTGGCAAAAGGAGGTTTAACACCACAGGACGTCTCTTTTATTGGTGTTGGCACTTCAGCTGGTGCTGTTGATGCGCTACGCTCAGGACGTATTGATGCTATCGCCAACACAGAACCTGTCATTTCTTTACTCGAAAAAAATAACGAGATTACTGTTATTGCCGATACTCGCACATTGTCAGGCACTGAAGCCATTTTCGGTGGTGCGATGCCAGCGGGTTCTCTTTACGCTCAAGGATCCTTTCTAAAGGATAACCCCGCTACCGTACAGGCACTGACCCAAGCCATGCTTAAAGCACTACACTGGCTCAGCACAGCTTCACCCGAGGAAGTTGCAGCTGTGGTGCCTAAAAATTATTTACAAGGCGATCCCGAACTTTATAAAACGGCTTACGCTAATATCCGTCATGCTATATCAAAAGATGGGCTATTCTCCCCTGCTGCGGCGAAAACAGCATTACATGCGCTGGCGACATTCAACCCCAGTATTCACCCTGAAAATATCGATCTTTCTCGTACCTGGACTAATCACTATGTATTAGTTGCACAACAGGTATTATCTGAGCAGCAGCATGCACTTTAA
- the artM gene encoding arginine ABC transporter permease ArtM produces MFEYLPEIIKGLYTSLTLTMASLLLALLLAVLFTIVLTMDFLRQRGECCGVKMQDAHPVAGFMARSIIKTPLLAPLVKIYITLFTGTPLLVQIFLIYYGSGQFPSIREYPWLWDLLSQPWLCAMIALALNSAAYSTQLFYGTVRAIPQGQWQACVALGMSRMQSLRILLPFALKRSLSSYSNEVILVFKSTSLAYTITLMEVMGYSQMIYGRTYDVMVFAATAVVYLCINGLLTLLMRLVEQRALAFERCN; encoded by the coding sequence ATGTTTGAATATTTACCCGAGATAATCAAAGGATTGTACACCAGTCTGACGCTGACTATGGCATCACTGTTGCTTGCATTGTTGCTGGCCGTGCTATTTACCATCGTTTTGACAATGGATTTTTTACGACAGCGTGGCGAGTGTTGTGGCGTCAAGATGCAGGATGCACACCCTGTAGCGGGTTTCATGGCAAGAAGTATCATCAAAACACCGTTGCTAGCACCTTTAGTAAAAATCTATATCACCCTGTTTACCGGTACTCCTCTACTGGTTCAGATTTTTTTGATTTATTACGGTTCAGGGCAATTCCCGTCAATTCGTGAGTACCCGTGGCTATGGGATCTGCTGTCACAACCTTGGCTGTGTGCCATGATAGCACTGGCACTAAACAGTGCTGCTTACAGTACTCAGTTGTTTTATGGCACAGTGCGGGCCATTCCCCAAGGTCAGTGGCAAGCTTGTGTTGCTCTAGGTATGTCAAGGATGCAGTCCTTGCGGATTTTACTTCCTTTCGCATTGAAACGATCGCTTTCTTCATACTCTAATGAAGTAATATTGGTGTTTAAAAGTACTTCTTTGGCCTATACCATTACGTTGATGGAGGTAATGGGTTACAGCCAAATGATATACGGTCGTACTTATGACGTCATGGTGTTTGCTGCAACCGCTGTCGTCTACTTGTGTATTAACGGGTTATTAACGTTGTTAATGCGTTTAGTCGAGCAGCGCGCCTTGGCTTTTGAACGCTGTAATTGA
- the artQ gene encoding arginine ABC transporter permease ArtQ, with translation MNDFQSLVNAAGMTVGLAVCALISGLLLAMLFAVWESSRWRFFRYLGTSLVTLLRGLPEILVVLFIYFGSSQLLMLLSDGFTLNFYLFQLPLRLNIDSFEVSPFLCAVIALALLYAAYASQTLRGALKAVPISQWESAQALALKPAVIFFRLIMPQMWRHALPGLGNQWLVLLKDTALVSLISVNDLMLQTKSIATRTQEPFTWYLIVAMIYLVITLLSQYLIKWIEFRTTDFERNLADV, from the coding sequence ATGAATGACTTTCAGTCTTTGGTTAATGCTGCAGGGATGACCGTTGGCCTCGCTGTCTGTGCATTAATTTCTGGTTTGCTGTTAGCGATGCTATTTGCTGTTTGGGAGTCGTCACGTTGGCGGTTTTTTCGTTATCTCGGTACCTCTCTTGTCACGTTGTTACGCGGATTACCAGAAATTTTGGTGGTTCTTTTCATCTATTTTGGCTCTTCTCAGTTATTGATGTTGTTGTCTGATGGATTCACGTTGAATTTTTATCTGTTTCAATTACCGCTCAGATTGAATATCGATAGTTTTGAAGTGAGTCCTTTTTTATGTGCAGTGATTGCTCTGGCTTTGCTCTATGCTGCCTATGCTTCACAAACTCTACGTGGTGCGCTGAAAGCCGTGCCGATCAGTCAGTGGGAATCGGCTCAGGCATTGGCTCTCAAGCCCGCCGTGATTTTCTTCCGGCTGATTATGCCGCAAATGTGGCGTCATGCACTGCCTGGTTTGGGTAATCAATGGTTGGTGTTATTGAAGGATACCGCATTAGTATCATTGATCAGCGTTAACGATTTGATGTTACAAACTAAAAGCATTGCCACCCGTACTCAGGAACCTTTCACCTGGTATCTTATTGTGGCAATGATTTATCTGGTGATCACTTTACTGAGTCAGTACCTGATTAAGTGGATTGAATTCCGTACTACAGATTTTGAACGGAACTTGGCTGATGTTTGA
- the artJ gene encoding arginine ABC transporter substrate-binding protein has translation MKKLIITVFIASLNFTVFAAKPISFATEASYPPFEFIGADNEIQGFDIELAQALCKKMDVPCNFTNQAFDSLIPSLKFRRFDAIISGMDITAERLKQVDFSKPYYENSALFITRNVLKQKNTITDIGSLRGKRVGMQNGTTHQQFLQQEHPEITTVPYDSYQNAILDLKNDRLDAVFGDTAVVNEWLKKNKTLVAVGDKITDAHYFGSGLGIAVRHNNTELLNKLNAALVQVRQDGTYQTLYNKWFKQ, from the coding sequence ATGAAAAAATTAATCATTACTGTGTTTATTGCCAGTCTCAATTTTACTGTTTTTGCTGCTAAGCCGATTAGCTTTGCGACAGAAGCCTCTTACCCCCCTTTTGAATTTATTGGCGCCGATAATGAAATACAGGGTTTTGATATTGAATTGGCACAGGCTCTGTGTAAAAAAATGGACGTCCCCTGTAATTTTACTAATCAAGCGTTTGACAGTTTGATTCCAAGTTTGAAATTTCGTCGTTTTGACGCAATTATTTCGGGGATGGATATTACTGCCGAGCGTTTGAAACAAGTTGATTTCAGTAAACCTTATTATGAAAATTCCGCGCTATTTATTACGCGTAACGTGCTTAAGCAGAAAAACACAATCACGGATATCGGTTCATTGCGTGGTAAACGTGTTGGTATGCAAAATGGCACGACTCACCAACAATTTTTACAGCAAGAACATCCCGAAATTACTACCGTTCCCTATGACAGCTATCAAAATGCGATCCTAGATCTAAAAAATGATCGTCTGGATGCGGTATTTGGTGATACCGCCGTGGTGAATGAGTGGCTAAAAAAGAATAAGACCCTGGTCGCTGTTGGCGATAAGATTACCGATGCTCATTATTTCGGTAGTGGTTTGGGGATTGCAGTGCGTCACAACAATACTGAGTTGCTGAATAAATTAAATGCGGCCTTGGTACAGGTAAGACAGGATGGCACTTATCAAACCCTCTACAATAAGTGGTTTAAACAGTAG
- the artP gene encoding arginine ABC transporter ATP-binding protein ArtP yields MNIQLNAINCYYGSHQALFNVTLDCPAGETLVLLGPSGAGKSSLLRVLNLLEIPRSGSLAIAGNQFDFSQKLKATAIRELRRNVGIVFQQYHLWPHLNVMQNLIEAPCRVLDLSKEEARERAQRLLSRLGLTDFAQRFPLHLSGGQQQRVAIARALMMEPRVLLFDEPTAALDPGITAQIVNIIRELSATGITQVIVTHEVEVARKTASRVVYMEKGHVIEQGNASHFTAPKTAAFAHYLSH; encoded by the coding sequence ATGAATATTCAACTTAACGCCATTAATTGTTACTACGGTTCACATCAGGCATTGTTCAACGTTACCTTAGACTGCCCTGCAGGAGAAACATTGGTGTTGCTGGGGCCCAGTGGTGCCGGTAAAAGCTCGTTATTGCGGGTGTTGAATCTGTTGGAAATACCCCGCTCAGGGTCACTGGCGATTGCGGGTAACCAATTTGATTTTAGCCAAAAGCTGAAAGCAACCGCTATCCGCGAACTGCGCCGTAATGTGGGCATTGTTTTTCAGCAATATCATCTGTGGCCACATCTCAATGTCATGCAAAATCTGATAGAAGCGCCTTGCCGGGTATTAGATCTGTCAAAAGAAGAAGCACGAGAGCGTGCGCAAAGATTGCTGAGCCGTTTAGGTTTAACCGATTTTGCTCAGCGTTTTCCTTTGCATCTCTCTGGTGGTCAGCAACAACGGGTGGCGATTGCCCGTGCGCTAATGATGGAACCTCGGGTATTGTTATTTGATGAGCCTACCGCGGCATTAGACCCGGGAATAACCGCACAAATAGTGAACATTATCCGTGAATTATCGGCAACCGGGATCACGCAGGTGATAGTGACTCATGAAGTTGAAGTAGCACGTAAAACTGCCAGTCGAGTAGTTTATATGGAAAAGGGGCATGTGATCGAGCAAGGTAATGCCAGTCATTTTACCGCGCCCAAAACCGCAGCTTTTGCTCATTATTTGTCACATTGA
- a CDS encoding heavy metal-binding domain-containing protein produces the protein MQLSTTPTLQGFIISEYCSIVSSEVMLNINAFQGFLTGIRDLIGGRVKGYELALRKARENAFTKLQIQAEELGAHAVVGITIDYQMIGKGGNMLMICIKGTAVKLLAQTP, from the coding sequence ATGCAATTATCTACTACCCCAACCCTGCAAGGGTTTATCATTAGCGAATACTGCAGCATCGTCAGTAGTGAAGTCATGCTGAATATCAATGCGTTTCAAGGTTTTCTCACCGGTATACGTGATCTCATTGGTGGTCGGGTAAAAGGCTATGAATTAGCACTGCGTAAAGCCCGTGAGAATGCTTTTACTAAACTGCAAATACAGGCTGAAGAATTAGGCGCGCATGCGGTTGTTGGCATCACTATTGATTATCAGATGATAGGTAAAGGCGGTAATATGCTGATGATCTGTATAAAGGGTACGGCAGTAAAACTATTAGCCCAAACCCCTTAG
- a CDS encoding IS630 transposase-related protein, whose translation MYNFEMTYPLKFRQHVLAIKEEEKLTYAQTATRFCIGTAGLMRWAKRIEPCLTRDKPASKIARAALILDVETYPDASQYEQAQRMGVSARGICHALKRAGFSYKKNILSSKSQRPIPRRFSGQDPGL comes from the coding sequence ATGTATAATTTCGAGATGACTTATCCATTAAAATTTCGCCAACATGTATTGGCTATTAAAGAGGAAGAAAAGCTTACATATGCCCAAACGGCCACACGTTTTTGTATTGGAACCGCAGGTCTAATGCGCTGGGCTAAACGAATAGAACCTTGTCTGACACGTGATAAACCCGCCAGTAAAATAGCTCGAGCGGCGTTGATTCTTGATGTGGAAACCTACCCTGACGCGTCTCAATACGAGCAAGCCCAACGTATGGGAGTGAGCGCTAGAGGTATCTGCCATGCGTTAAAACGGGCAGGGTTTAGCTATAAAAAAAACATTTTATCATCCAAAAGCCAACGTCCAATCCCGAGAAGATTTTCAGGTCAAGATCCAGGCCTATGA
- a CDS encoding transposase — protein MDNVSFHKRQDIQSARQKSGFILEYLPTYSPDLNPIEHKWAQAKALRRKRQCDIDTLFSDPLF, from the coding sequence ATGGATAATGTGAGCTTTCACAAACGCCAGGATATCCAGTCTGCTAGACAAAAATCCGGTTTTATTCTGGAATATCTCCCGACGTATTCTCCTGACCTCAACCCAATTGAGCACAAATGGGCTCAGGCTAAAGCCCTTCGTAGGAAACGACAATGCGATATCGACACTCTCTTTTCTGACCCTTTGTTTTGA
- a CDS encoding IS110 family transposase has product MGESAMDKTAVGIDVAKLKFDVAVWVERKKYKTKAFPNTPSGFSQLLKWLIPYGDCHICLEATGSYSVPLAMFLVDNGIDVSLENPSRIHAFGESELSRNKTDQGDAKMIVRYCALHTPVLWTPPPLSERQLTALVRHLKSLEEMRQMQENRQSVADDVVQSSLLEIISALKQQIQATKEKIKNHIDNDPDLKKNKALLESIPGIGEILSASLLAYVGNVSKFTNSKAVVAYAGLNPKLCESGLFKGRSRLSKRGHTELRKALYMPALAALSCNPIVKAQWQRLVSRHKGGKMGVCAAMRKLLQLAYGVLKSGIPFDTKIALAS; this is encoded by the coding sequence ATGGGAGAATCAGCCATGGACAAGACCGCAGTGGGTATTGATGTTGCCAAATTAAAATTCGATGTTGCAGTGTGGGTAGAGAGAAAAAAGTATAAAACAAAAGCATTCCCGAATACCCCCTCTGGATTTAGCCAACTACTGAAATGGCTTATCCCTTACGGGGATTGTCATATTTGTCTCGAAGCCACAGGGAGTTACAGTGTTCCACTGGCTATGTTCTTAGTTGATAATGGCATTGACGTCAGCCTAGAAAACCCATCACGTATTCATGCCTTTGGTGAGAGTGAACTGAGTCGGAACAAGACGGATCAGGGGGATGCAAAAATGATAGTGCGCTACTGCGCACTGCATACACCTGTCCTCTGGACTCCTCCTCCCTTGAGCGAACGTCAATTAACCGCGCTAGTACGCCATCTAAAGAGTTTAGAGGAAATGAGGCAAATGCAAGAAAATCGGCAATCAGTGGCTGACGATGTCGTTCAATCCTCACTGCTTGAAATCATTTCTGCACTTAAACAACAAATCCAGGCCACCAAAGAAAAAATAAAAAACCATATCGATAACGATCCTGACTTAAAGAAAAATAAAGCGTTGCTGGAGAGTATTCCTGGTATCGGTGAAATACTAAGTGCCAGTTTGCTGGCGTATGTGGGTAATGTGTCAAAATTCACTAACAGTAAGGCAGTGGTGGCCTATGCCGGGCTTAACCCAAAACTTTGTGAATCAGGTTTATTTAAAGGACGGAGCCGCCTATCAAAACGGGGTCATACCGAGCTCAGGAAAGCGTTGTATATGCCCGCTCTGGCTGCCCTTTCTTGTAATCCGATAGTGAAAGCACAGTGGCAACGACTCGTATCACGCCATAAAGGGGGTAAAATGGGCGTCTGTGCGGCAATGCGCAAATTACTCCAACTGGCGTATGGTGTGCTGAAATCAGGCATCCCATTCGATACAAAAATAGCACTTGCATCATGA
- the gndA gene encoding NADP-dependent phosphogluconate dehydrogenase, with amino-acid sequence MSKQQIGVVGMAVMGRNLALNIESRGYSVAIFNRSEDKTKEVVNEHPGKNVFPCYSIEEFVESLEIPRRILLMVKAGEATDKTIASLIPHLKRGDILIDGGNSHYQDTLRRNRELSAQGFNFIGTGVSGGEEGALKGPSIMPGGQKEAYKLVAPILEKIAAKVDNEPCVTYIGADGAGHYVKMVHNGIEYGDMQLIAEAYSLLKLKLKGDNDQLAEIFSEWNKGELNSYLIEITANILIKKGDTDRYLVDVILDEAANKGTGKWTSQSALDLGIPLTLITEAVFARYLSSLKEQRVAAYKVLQGPNSQPFNGDNSEFVEKVRCALYLGKIVSYAQGFQQLKAAAKEHGWMLNYGEIARIFRAGCIIRAQFLQKITDAYTEDKDLANLLLAPYFTKIANDYHQALRDVVAYAVQNGIPTPTFSAAIAYYDSYRAAVLPANLIQAQRDYFGAHTYKRTDKEGVFHSEWTSID; translated from the coding sequence ATGTCGAAACAACAGATTGGTGTTGTCGGTATGGCGGTGATGGGGCGTAACCTGGCGCTCAACATTGAGAGTCGTGGTTATTCAGTGGCGATTTTTAACCGTTCAGAGGATAAAACAAAGGAAGTCGTCAACGAACATCCTGGAAAAAATGTATTTCCTTGTTATAGCATCGAAGAATTCGTTGAGTCACTGGAAATACCGCGGCGTATTCTGCTGATGGTGAAAGCGGGTGAAGCCACTGATAAAACCATTGCCTCTCTGATTCCTCATTTAAAGCGAGGTGATATTCTGATCGATGGTGGCAATAGCCACTATCAGGATACCCTTCGTCGTAATCGCGAATTATCTGCGCAAGGTTTTAATTTTATTGGTACCGGTGTTTCTGGTGGTGAAGAGGGGGCATTGAAAGGACCCTCGATCATGCCCGGTGGTCAGAAAGAAGCATACAAGTTAGTGGCCCCGATCTTGGAAAAAATTGCGGCCAAAGTGGATAATGAACCCTGTGTCACCTATATCGGCGCCGATGGTGCCGGACACTATGTCAAAATGGTACACAACGGTATTGAATATGGTGATATGCAACTGATTGCTGAAGCCTATTCATTGCTGAAACTGAAATTGAAGGGTGATAATGACCAATTAGCAGAGATTTTTAGTGAATGGAATAAAGGTGAACTGAATAGTTATCTAATTGAAATAACAGCAAATATACTCATAAAAAAAGGCGATACAGATCGTTATCTGGTTGATGTGATACTCGATGAAGCGGCGAATAAAGGAACAGGCAAATGGACCAGTCAAAGTGCGCTAGATCTTGGCATTCCATTAACATTGATCACTGAAGCGGTTTTTGCCCGTTATCTCTCCTCGTTGAAAGAGCAACGTGTAGCGGCTTACAAGGTGCTCCAGGGTCCGAACAGTCAGCCTTTTAATGGTGATAACAGCGAATTTGTTGAAAAGGTTCGGTGTGCATTGTATTTGGGTAAAATTGTTTCTTATGCACAAGGTTTTCAGCAACTGAAAGCGGCAGCAAAGGAGCATGGCTGGATGCTGAACTACGGTGAAATTGCGCGTATCTTCCGTGCTGGGTGCATTATTCGTGCCCAGTTCTTACAAAAAATTACTGATGCTTATACTGAAGATAAGGATCTTGCCAACCTACTGTTAGCACCTTACTTCACAAAAATCGCGAATGATTATCATCAGGCATTGCGTGATGTGGTGGCTTATGCGGTACAAAATGGCATCCCAACCCCTACTTTTTCTGCTGCGATTGCCTACTACGATAGCTACCGTGCTGCGGTGCTACCTGCCAATCTGATTCAGGCACAGCGCGACTACTTTGGCGCTCATACTTATAAACGCACTGATAAAGAGGGTGTGTTTCATAGTGAATGGACGAGTATTGACTAG